The genomic window AGGAAAAGATGCAGTTTCTAAACAATTGTGACTGTTATCTGAACTGTGGCTACTCTACCCGGTGAATAAAAACTGGAGTAATAGTGCAGTTATACATCATGCTTGTGTTCTATCTTGCTTTAGCTGCAAGTGTTCTATCACTTATAAGTGAACTGCATTATATTTTAGGGAACCATTGCATTAATCCTTGCATTAAGGTTTGTCATTATATcccattaaaatatttacaaacTTTCATATAATAGTAGATGATGATGCACTCAGTCCATTCTTTAAAAAATTGATGTGTTACAaataaaaaattatatttattaaGTGCAGTATGCCCATtgtatttttacatgatttagTCTTAACCGGTCCCCTAGCATTGCATTTCAGAACTCTTCTCCTGAAATGCAATATCTTCTTTAGTAGGGTTTACTGCTGCAAGTATTGGAGCTTGTTTCTTGTTATATTTCTTCCTATACCAACTGTTAGTGGTActcatcaccatggtaacatgaTAACATCATATACAGGAGATCAATCACAGTAGTACAGTGATAACAATGATGATGGctattatgatgatgataagGACAACAACTCCTATTATAGCTGAGCAACTTCCACTACCAGAGGATACAACAGGAAGTGCTGCAAAATATTAACAGCACACAGTGTGCAATTGTGTACATATAACATCACAATAGGGAAAATACCTGTATGAATCATCTTTCATAAATCGTGAAAAGAGTTGATGAAACAAGAATACAATGCAACACACAGCAATACAGTTTACCAATTCCACTTGGTACATGCATAACAACAGCATATTATATACACTATGATATACTAACAGTTAATTTGCAATGAACTAACCAATCGGTTCAGACAGGCCACTTGATGCGTACCTGGGATTCTGTAACATACTCAAATTACATCACACAATTTAAATCAAACATCACGTACTTACTAAAGCATTATGATTGTGAGCATATGCTCTAACAAAAGTGTAGTATGTACGTTGTCTATCAAGTGGAGCATTGTAATATTCCTTATCACCAACTCTACTGATGCTTTCATTTCCTAATACTAACATCTTCTCCCCTAGGTCTTCATTCTTGTTATACAAAACAGCTGCCACATACATTACTGATGACTTGTCACTGACAAAGTAAGTATAACTGACAAGGTCACTGTCTGGTACATGAGATGGTGTAGTCTCATTATTTGTtgttacaacaacaaacaaGTAGCTACAATGGAGACAATGTAAGGAATGTGACACAAACTTTTTTCATAAACACCTGATTGCTCCATATGGAATATCAGGTTTAGGAAGTTGAATGACTGAAGTGAAGTGTGACTTGTCAATACTATGTGGTTCAATCATTCCAATCTTTGAGCTTCCAATATTTGCAACTATTGGAGAAAATGTATTACAAAACTATACCTTTACATTACATATGTCAACTAACTTTCAATTATAACTGTTGTGTTTGTATACACTATATTGGATGACTGATTGTTGTACGCTCCACAAGAGTAGTTTCCACTATGCTGATCAGAGTTTGGCTTGTGTATGATTAGTTGGGATATACTCACACCTAGGATGTTGCTTTCTGTTTCAGAAGAATTATTCTGCTTAATCCCATTTTTGAACCACTCAAATGATACATTGTTAGGTGATTGAGGATCATTAGTAGCAATGCAGTTCAAGGTAAACATGTTATCAGTAATACCAAAATAAGTAGTATTAAGTGGTTGAATTGTTGGTGGACCTGCATGTAAGAAATGTGTAACTTGGACAAAATTCCTATGACTGATATTCCTATGCTTCACTAATCTCTATGTTTTCCATTTAACATTATGAGTATGACAGTAGAAGAGAGCTGAGTCTCCTAATTAACACATTGCTTTACTTTACCAATTTAGAAGCTATATACATAGCTTATCTGAACCAAAACagacaagctgtgaaaaagtgtgCTGACCTTAAaaaggcctgggtgaaaaagttgtgaaatcaaaggtggtggccaagaaatggctgcaaatgATGCTATTGACGATAACTTTTAATGATCACAACAACgtcatcattgcaaccatttcctggctgccatctttgatttcacaatttttattCTTTTTGAAAAGCCACACCTCTTTTTTTAGTTTGGCTGTtgtggtatagatatcacttattTTTATAATTGCAAACCCcacacaaagctggccatagagGTTTTCTTCTAAATTGTTTTTCTTTGCTATACAGAAATTGTTGAACAAGAAAAAGACAATATGTGTACAACTACGTGTCTATCATAAGTTTGATTATGAGTAGTCAACTGAACCTTGCACAGGCTGttatgtatagctgaactatctacagggtgacttgtttgcaactgaacgctctacatggtgattttattGTAGTAgatctcttcagggtgacttgtaacatagctgaactccacAGAAcatcttgtttgtagctgaaatttctacagggtgacattttGTGgtctgaactctccacaaggtgatttgttttgtagctgaactctctacagggtgtcttatttgtaactgaagtctccaCAGGGCTACTTGTTTGTAGACTTTGATTACAGCTAATCTCACTAAGGGTGAAATGAAATATCTACAGAGTGTGgctcagggtgacttgtatctagacttgattgcagctgatctctatacagggtgacttgtttatagctaaatttttacagggtgacttgtttgtaactgaactcactatttggtgacttgattgaagctgatctctctacggggtaacttctaacatagctgaactccacacggtgatttttttttgaagctgaactctgtacaacttgtttgtggctgaactctttacagggttacttgttctTAGCTTAACTCTTTgggggtgacttgttatgtataGTTGATCActccacaggatgacttgtttagaGCTGAACCATCTACATgctgatttgattgcagctgatctctcttcagggttacttgcaacatagcttaactctccttagggtgacttgtttgtagctgaactctctacagagttatttgattgcagctgaatgctctaatatcCTCAATCATGCACTTGTTATGCCTATTTGGTTTTTGTAGTATACTTGGTGacttttaatctgattcctacCCACTTAAAAAAGACCTTTCTAAGATCCACCTATATACTTATTTTCAGCTCCTTCCATCAACTAGTTTGCTTGGTGGGTGTGGGAAGTGATACTtaaagacacacggtagtgtgtcgtgtggcacacagtagtgtgtcgtgtggcaaAGAAAGCCGGTGctccacaccatgagtatatttacaggaagaaagaaaacaccattTTTATGCATACGTAGCTCCATGTTCTCTTCTccaattggaatcatttttgtaGATCACAGGTTTGGTTACTGCAATAACCATTCTATACCAATTCTTAAACTAGTCCCCAATTGATTTTACAGTATTACAATAACTTAACCTGCCATTTAATGACTGTGAAATCAGCTACAATTGAAAGAGAAGAAACCATTCAGTCAAAATGTTCATCAGTTTAGAAACTACCAGAATGAAGGACCTAGGAAGCCACAGGCACCCACAGCTGCCGTAGTTAATAATAAGCGTATTAATGAACATTTATGAGTATTAACATGGGAATTTTCACACCATGGCTAGATTTTAACTAGAAATTTTATTtacaaagtagaaattaagtgaggtgaacatGTGTGGTGCTGAATATGGAGGGCATTTTCAGTGATGAGTGTGGAGCCGAATACAACTGATAGTTAATGTCTATTCAATACTCGTTCAACTATTCGAAAGGTTTGCATAACTTCAAAGAGAGTATAACATACTCAAGAGACCTATGGTTAGCTGAGCCTGTGTTTTCATGTAAGTGATGAGAATGAGTAGTCTACTTGCAATTATTAATTGGCACAACACAGCATGCTACTAGAGCTATGCATAGTTTGGGGTTAAATCAAGCAGTCCAGGACATAGCTGGATGCTATAGGTGCTAAGTGCGTCTGCATCTGCTTAGGAAGCTAGTATCATTATTACTATAGCAAGTTCTAAGTCATATCAAGCAGCCTGCACCATGCCCTGGGTTGCTTAttgtcaggggcgtagctagccagaaggtgaggGAGAGGCAGGCACGCCctcacgaaacactcaaaataattcatgactgcaaaaaggctaatgacccaatggtgggctagccaacatacggtgttgtattattacagcttaaatataTAGCTACGTAAGTATTTCATTCTGATTGCTATCAGTTATCAATGGAGGTATGTTTGTCAAGCATCATCgtacgtgccacaactgtactccaacaaattcatccactaCAATCTGGTAGAGCTATATTGTGAATAATTTAGTGTAATTACAATGTATCACAGTTACTTTAcattagccacagcctgtgctgcagtcctagtaCACTGACAGGATGACATGTTTACTCAATTCAGCTGGCGAAACACCATGTATTGCACAAAATCCCAGTTCAACATCTGttttgctagcagaacttgtaagcttgtgactgatccgcctgactgactaagtaaaaaAATTAGACTGCATGACACTGCACTGGGCTGTACAAAGATCGACTCGAGGAAATAAACTTTATCACCTTGTAGGTAGTAGGTttgtagcgtcatctggtcttctttgtcacttgtgagttgcaaCTCCTGCGAGGTCACTTTAACCGGGTCACTGTTTTTGGGTTCAAaaatgctctatcacgtgagtaatctaggctaaatatatatgtgtgtctctaatattttcattcAGTGGATTCACAAACAAGTTTATTTATTGTattgggcagtcagcacagctggtaaatgcccaggaaaaaaaagaaactgtggttgaatgttgtgtgcgcattcactaccaacccctggtgataccgcatagtagcacacacaattttatagtcatttgcgtgtcaagtttaatactggtaagcttATGACAGGAGTTTAAAGAAAACTTAGTGTGATGGGGCGGCAAATGCCCCCTTGCTTATTGTGCTAATTTATTTGTACATTTAAATTGTGCTACATGCATGATTGTATTAGTTGAGTTAGAGTCTGGCTATGGCTGTGGCTATACAAAGGTGCATTATAGTACATGTATTTAGTTGCAATAGTGCTTTAAACTAAActccttccaagttaggtatgcATGATTGTTATTTCTATTTtgaagtgactattctattagttCAAATCCTggagttggagggatttttttccttagtttggccccttttctgttacaccttttcagtcactaagtgaagtcattaggtctaagtccttgaaattaggttaggtaatcctaaggctgcagcacatgttgctgtcagaccttcagtgctggtcactgtaaagtgctaataataaatactttaggtttaaggaagaaaatccatccctcctggaggaagactgagtgtggccccgactagacattgggtgacctgcagttcaaatcctggagctggagggatttttttccttagtttggccccttttctgttacaccttttcagtcactaagtgaagtcattaggtctaagtccttgaaattaggttaggtaatcctaaggctgcagcacatgttgctgtcagaccctcagtgctggtcactgtaaagtgctaataataaatactttaggtttaaggaagaaaatccatccctcctggaggaagactgagtgtggccccgactagacattgggtgacctgcagttcaaatcctggagctggagggatttttttccttagtttggccccttttctgttacaccttttcagtcactaagtgaagtcattaggtctaagtccttgaaattaggttaggtaatcctaaggctgcagcacatgttgctgtcagaccttcagtgctggtcactgtaaagtgctaataataataaaataataatagagtatcttgattttcaTCCAAACCATTATAAGTTGCATCTGCTCAACTTTTAACAACGATTTCAAGCCTGATGTTACAAGTTTTGCTaacatagcacttattatgatgatcatAATGATGACGATTGGTGCGAGTGGGTCTTAATTATAGTGTACTACCCTGCCAATTGGTACTAAAATGTCAGCTTTGATTTGATGGAGTACTACAAGTTACAATACTATTGTATTGCAgaatttatttgattacttatGTGATACTCTAAAtatctaatagagtgcacattttttgaggacttataatagaacacacacaatgTTCTACAACTTTTTAGGGATCCATGGCCAGAAgtgctgactcagtgtgttgcAGCCATAGCCATTCTATgcctaatacaataattatatagtggCTACAATTAAGAGCTGGGTTAATCCATGACAATGAATTACTCACATGGCAAAATTTTATTGCACTTTAtcacacagtacagtagtatggTATATATATAGGGGATTTCTCactattgaccagaaaccagcctcataataccttcatgACACCTCATTGCAATACTGCCAAGGGTTACTTTAGAATACAACCTGAATATATTTATACAATAATTTGGTCaaaagtcaagggtcaaggcttTATTGTCGAGTTTAACCAGTTTGATGAAGGTtagagtacaggatatatagTATTGGAGTGCCGGACAAGTGTAACTACGACTGTTGTAAACATTATAGTCAGCACGCCTTGCACTATCATTGAAAGGAAATGGGACAAAAAGGAGAACAACCGTGatgtacatactacatacagtatgtcaaaagacacctgttgggatgaagcaatgtctaacagtgGAAAACTCAAGACCGTAATGTCTGTGTATTAGTGCCATTAAAATTGACCAAGAATCCTTGCAACTAGTTAATCCGGTAGGTAATGACCCGGGGGCTAAGAACCTGGGAACCCTAGGgtatccaactcttcttggaagtTTATACacttcataatatgtgaccgggcctgcgaaaacagggcatgtgggcacaaactacaccccatcactctactgGTCATATCTCattactggaaaagtatatttccattctgtgaCTTGCATCATTATGCCAAtgaaatgcttactaagtgctgaaaattgcaacaccatagcataatggtacaaaacgttatgagtgatgaaagtgtgaaaaagtagacaaaaatcatgtgcccacatgccctattatcgcaggcccggtcacatattctaTTACTATAGTCAGtacgtgttcacctgagcccccgccaaatataaagaggtgaacatgtgttcactcccaatggttttgtactggaacaagcatgttttcatgtgttataaacatgtttgtgtttgaattgtccatactaaatgtatgggatatttttaaggCCTCATAACTCACCTATTCCtgcctgtatcaaagcactGTTTTGACTAACAGATctggcatttaaagggcttcacaatgctactaaatgtttgggcaactagcccatgtaacaagaggtattaacaagaaacaagggctcatATGAACACGAGCAGACTATAGTTAcatctgcaagtagtcttgcatgcagcaaaattactagccaattaggaATTACAGCAAAACTAAAGATATGTggtgtggccaagaatgaatttTATGCAGCTAACTATAGTTTATAAAGACTTCACATTGAATCCTTTATTATTGACTCAAGTTCTGTATCAGTTCTTTTAGCCGTCAGTTACTTTGACTTTCATGGACCCACCCTTTTTTGTACAACcaagctgttttgtgtggatatagaCTAGCTATCCCCTAGCTAACTAcaaaatatgtacagtacagcCATCAAGTGGTCATGTAGGCATACCGTAAGCGTAGAAATTTTCATGGTgtataaatttttgtggatttcgtGGTACGTCTTATCCATGAAAATTAATCTACCCTAGAAAGATTACATACCGAGTTGAGCTGCCATCAATGCGCAGTCAAACCCAGTGCCATTGTCAAGGCCATCGTCTGTCTTGATCCGTCCTTGTTTAAATAATGCACCATCACTTCTTGTTAAGGTGCAATTGTGCAGTTTAGTGACGTGAGAGGTACGAGGTGAGGTAAAACTGCCTGATCACAAATTCACAATGAAGTCTTTATTATCGTATTTCAATCGTCAGAAAGAAGAGAAAACAGCGCCTAGTGAGAGCGATAATGATACTTCTAACAAGGATAGCGAAGCGCCCTCAAGCAAAGTTGTTAACAAAGCTTGCCACCTGGTTTGTTTGGTGGAAGAATATGAAAATTAATCTACCCTAGAAAGATTACATACCGAGTTGAGCTGCCATCAATGCACAGTCAAACCCAGTGCCATTGTCAAGGCCATCGTCTGTCTTGATCCGTCCTTGTTTAAATAATGCACCATCACTTCTTGTTAAGGTGCCATTGTGCAGTTTAGTGACGTGAGAGGTACGAGGTGAGGTAAAACTGCCTGATCACAAATTCACAATGAAGTCTTTATTATCGTATTTCAATCGTCAGAAAGAAGAGAAAACAGCGCCTAGTGAGAGCGATAATGATACTTCTAACAAGGATAGCGAAGCACCCTCAAGCAAAGTTGTTAACAAAGCTCGCCACCTGGTTTGTTTGGTGGAAGAATGTGAGAAGAGCAGAGGTGATTACATGAAACCTTCACTTACAGAAAAGGCAACCATCGGGAAATATGCTAGTGAACACGGGGTGGCAACTGCTGTTAAGGAATTCGATAAAAAAAATCTTAAGGAAAGCAGTGTTAGGGATTGGCGAGATGCCTACTTAAAAGATTTTAAAGAGAAAAGTCAAGAAGCTAAACCTGGTGAGAAGGTTGTTGTCACTGCACTTTCCAGCAAAAAACGTGGAAGGCCTGTACTTTGGGTGCAAAATTGGATGAACATTTGCAGCACTTATTGGTTGGGATGAGAGCAAGAGGTACATCTGTTGGGACTACTGTAGTTATGGGTGTTGCTGAAGGAATACTGATGAAGTACAAATCCCGATTCAAGAGTGGCATCAAGCTGAACAAGGAATGGGCTCAGAGCATTCTGCGCCGCATGGGCTTTACTAAAAGAAAAGCCAACAGTAAATCTAAAGTGCTTCCAGagaattttgatgaaattagGGATCAATTCCTGACTGATATACGATCAGTCATTGAAATGGATGATGTGCCTCCAAGCATGGTTATCAACTGGGACCACACTGCTATGAAAATTGTTCCATCTATGAATTGGACAGTGGAGAAGAATGGGACTAAAAGAGTGGAAATAGCTGGTATTGATGATAAACGGCAAACAACAGCAGTCTTTGCCTGTGCCATGTCTGGAAAGTTTCTACCAATGCAGTTAATATACAAAGGTACAACCACCAAATGCTTACCTAAGCTTAAAGATGAAGGTTTTCCATCAGATTAGCACATTACGTACACTGCAAACCATTGGGTCAATGAGACCACTACAATGGCATATCTTTAAAAGGTGATCATTGCTTCTGTTAAGAAAGACTCAAGCTTGATGACACCCATTGTGCACTTGCCTTGTTTGATGTGTTCAAAGGGCAGTGCACTGCCAAAGTCCTTGAACTGCTTGAAAAAAATAACATTCTTTTTGTCACAGTTCCAAATAATTATACTGACAGGCTCCAACCATTGGATCTGTCAGTAAACAAGCCAGCCAAAGATTTTATTCGAGCTAAGTTCAGGGAGTGGTATGGGAGTCACATATGTAAACAACTCGATGATGGCTTAAAGGAGGATGTTGACATGAGAATGACTATAATGAAACTGATTACAGCTCAATGGGTGATAGATGTACATGGTTATGTTTCATCTCGACCCAGTATTGTGGTGAATGGTTTCCGAGCTGCTACCATTGTTATCATATAGCTACTTACTCAAGTTT from Dysidea avara chromosome 2, odDysAvar1.4, whole genome shotgun sequence includes these protein-coding regions:
- the LOC136246305 gene encoding roundabout homolog 1-like — protein: MAVKILDVFVRLTESEHNIVNGNEAVTLTCEVNGDDITGGYWERINGGPLPNNNNVSSLNDDKTILQLNITEARPDHSGQYYCVVYSQWGMAQSSNALVTITIYPPTITTQPMDVSVVALQDVMFTCEARGFNVKYEWRRHSSSGSIGRQSSFILTRATPPDVDQYYCIAMTEGGYVFSNNVTLSVDDIITHPQSLNVFINSSVTLSCKATGSDPISYQWRRVNGEISSKRTTGVNTPALTISPVREEDEDEYYCMTTNGGTDGMRYSDTSQKAQVIVFGPPTIQPLNTTYFGITDNMFTLNCIATNDPQSPNNVSFEWFKNGIKQNNSSETESNILGVSISQLIIHKPNSDQHSGNYSCGAYNNQSSNIVYTNTTVIIEIANIGSSKIGMIEPHSIDKSHFTSVIQLPKPDIPYGAISYLFVVVTTNNETTPSHVPDSDLVSYTYFVSDKSSVMYVAAVLYNKNEDLGEKMLVLGNESISRVGDKEYYNAPLDRQRTYYTFVRAYAHNHNALNPRYASSGLSEPIALPVVSSGSGSCSAIIGVVVLIIIIIAIIIVITVLL